The sequence CCTGCGCGGTGGCGCGTGCGCCGATCTCTTCAGCGCCGACTCCCCGGGCGAAGACCGGCACCAGGTGGTTGGAGTGGCCACTAGTGTTCCACTCGGCGCCCGGCAGCTCGCCTTCTGCTCCGCTGATCGGCTCCCACGTCGGATCCGATCCGGTACCGGCCAGGTAGCCGGTCTCATGATCAGCGGTGACGACCACCAGGGTCTCCGACCAGCTGCTCTCCCGCTCGACCCACTCGATGACGGTCTCGATCGTCTCGTTGAAGGAGAGCTGTTCTTCGATCATTCGGTTCAGCCTGTTGGCGTGGCCGTTCGCATCGATCGCCCCGCCCTCCACCATCAGGAACAGACCCTCCTCGGAGGCGTCGTCCAGGACGTTCAGGGCACCAGCAGCCATCACGGACAGGTCGGGCACGGACTCCACGGGCGGCGCTTCGTAGGGCAAGGCACCGGGGACCGGGTCACCGTTCTCATCCCGGTCCGGTCCGCTGCGGTCGTACTGCAGTCCTGCGCCGACCTCGGCGAGGCCGAAGAGGCGTTCGGGAGTCTCGTCGGCGGTGGCAAGGTCGGCGAACGCCTCATGCTCGCTGATGTACTCGAAACCGCTGTCACCACTGCTCAGCTGTTCATAGGTGGTCTCATCGACGAACTCGAAGTCGGGGGCGTCTCGCTCCTCGCCGTCACCGTCGAAATAGGGGTGCCCCGTCCCCATGACGACGTCGATGTCTTCCCCGGCCACCATCTCCTGCGCGATCGCGTGGTAGTTGTGGCGGGAAGGATTGTGGGCGACGAAGGACGCGGGCGTCGCGTGGCTGAACGGGACGCTGCTGACCACACCAGTGGCCATCCCGCGCGCACTCGCGCGTTCGGTGACGGTCTCGACCGGCCGTCCGCAAGAGTCGAGCCCGATCGCGCCGTTGAAGGTGCGTACCCCGGAGGCCAGGGCGGTACCACCGGCAGCGGAGTCGGTATGGCTGTTCAGTGCCTGAGAGAAGTCAGACCAGGTGGCATCCGGGTCGTAGCTGTTCCCGTGCTGGTAGGTCGCTACGGCTTCCTGCACCGGAAAGTCCTGGTAGGCCGGGTCCACCTCGCCGGGCAGGAGCTCGATCTCGCCCGTGGCCGGGTCAGCCCGGAACTGGTAGTTGCTGGTGCCGTGCTGGAACATCGACCCGGCGTCGATCTGGTTGAAGCCCATACCGTCACCCACCAGATAGATGACGTTCCGGGGGCCTTGCCCGCTCTCGGTCGTCTCCCCGCCCGGTGCGGCAACCGCGATCGCGGGTGCAGTCATCGTCATGGCCAACGTTGCCGCCGCCACCGCGCGTACTCGCATCCTCGTCATACGTTCTCCCCGTCCCCACAGTGAGTCAGCTGTCCGATCGCTGCCGACCGATCGGTCCATTCGTCGTTCTGGCACAAGTCAGCGCCGCCAGCGGTGCCGCAGGAGGTGCCGAACCGGCCGTGCGACACCTCGAATCGATCAGAAGTCGCGGCTCATCGCCTCGGTCAGGGCGTCGATGAACTGGGCGGCATCCTGCTCACCGAAGAAGAATCTGGCGACTTCGCGGTAGTACGCAGCATGCCGGTCCGGAACGAACTCGGTTCCGAAGTACCGGTAGTTGAGTTCGCCGGCGCTCGCGAGCAGCTCGTCCAGGCCTTCCACACCAGGAGGGCCAGGCACTCCTTCCACCGCCGATACTGCACCTTGTTCGAGCGCTCGATCGGTCTGGGTCTGCGCTGAGGTCAGCTCACGCATGTACGCAATCGCGGCGTCGATGCTCTGACTCTCCTTGTTCACCACCATGATGTTCGACGCCGACGTGAAGCTGTTGTCCTCCCCGTCCTCGGTCACCTGCGGGAACGCCACCACCCCCAGCTGGAAGTCGTCCGGGATCGAGTCCTTCATCTCAGCGGACAGCCAAGTTCCCATCAAGATCATGGCAGCGTTGCCTTGGAAGAACTCCATCTGCACCGCCGTGAAGTCGGTGCCTTGGAAGCCGTCGAGGAACGCACCTTGGTCCCGTAACGCTTGGAATCGCTCCGCGGCCCGAAGATATCCGGGATCGGCATAGTCCCCGGAGAAGGCTGCGTCCCGGGCAGCCTCGTAGCCCACCTCGCGCTGGAACAGGTAGTCGACCCACATCCCCATATAGGGCTCGTACATTCCGGTCACCGCGATCGGATCGATCCCCTCTTCGCTCAGGGTGCTGCTCACCTCGAGCAGCTCGTCCCAGGTATGAGGTGGCGTGATACCGAGGTCCTCGAAGATCTGGATGTTGTAGAACATCGCGATCACGTGGGTATCGGTCACTGCGCCGTAGATCTTCCCGTCGAGCTCTGTCTCCTGAATGGCCGCATCCAGGAAGCTGTCCCGCCAGGTACCTCCTGCCCCGATCTCCTCCTCCATGTACGGGGTGAGGTCGAGCAGGTTCTCGGCGAAGTCGTGGGTCGCGGGAACCTGCGCGTTGAACACCTCGTAGTCCGTGTCTGGTGGGTTCCCCGCCCGCCAGCGCTGCTCGATCTGCGGGCGCACCTTGGTGTTGACGAAGGTGTAGGTAAAGGTGAACTCAGGGTGATTCTCGGTGACCTTGTCGCCCACGCCGACAAGAAAGTCGTAGCCGGATGTCCCCTCAGCGGGCTTGACGCCGATCTCCGCTTCTTGAGACCCCGAGGAGTCTCCCCCATCTCCCTGCGAGCCGTCCCCCGAACTGAGCGGGCCACAGCCAGCGAGCGCCACGGCACCGGTACCCACGCCCGCCATCTGCAGCAGACGTCGTCGGGACACTGCCGTGGGCACCGCCCGACGACCAGCGGTTTCTCTGATTGACTCCATCGTCCACTCCTCAGCAGGTTGTCCGGCATCTCGCCGGCACGGGCCATTCGAGATGCCTGCCGGCTCACCAGGACGTTGCGCTACTTTGCAACCGATTGCAACAAATATATCACCCCCTCAAACGACGGGTCAAGGTAGCCGGTATCGGTGACGGCGCTGGTCACCGCAGAGGCAGCCGAGCACCAGGGCGGCCACCCCGAGCGCCGCCAGCACCAGGACCGACCAGGGCTTCCCCCGACCGGTTGCCGGCGGTCTCAGCCATGCGCATCGTGCAGCAGTCGGCTCGCCTCCGCGATCGAGCCGGACAGCGACGGGTAGACGGTGAAAGCGTTGGACACCTGGTCCACAGTGAGCCGGTTGCTGATCGCGAGGGTGATCGGGAAGATCAGCTCACTGGCTCGCGGGGCGACCACCACACCGCCGATCACCACGCCAGAAGAACGGTGGGAGATCAGCTTGAGGAAGCCTTCGCGGATGCCGAGCATCTTCGCCCGCGGGTTGCGCGCGAGCGGCAGGGTCACCACCTCCCCGCGCACTTCCCCGGAGGTGACCTGCTTCTCCGAGACGCCCACCGTGGCGATCTCGGGGGCGGTGAACACGTTCGCCGAGACCTGGCTCAGATCCAGCGGCGAGACGGCGTCGCCGAGGGCGTGCCACATCGC is a genomic window of Ruania zhangjianzhongii containing:
- a CDS encoding ABC transporter substrate-binding protein, with protein sequence MESIRETAGRRAVPTAVSRRRLLQMAGVGTGAVALAGCGPLSSGDGSQGDGGDSSGSQEAEIGVKPAEGTSGYDFLVGVGDKVTENHPEFTFTYTFVNTKVRPQIEQRWRAGNPPDTDYEVFNAQVPATHDFAENLLDLTPYMEEEIGAGGTWRDSFLDAAIQETELDGKIYGAVTDTHVIAMFYNIQIFEDLGITPPHTWDELLEVSSTLSEEGIDPIAVTGMYEPYMGMWVDYLFQREVGYEAARDAAFSGDYADPGYLRAAERFQALRDQGAFLDGFQGTDFTAVQMEFFQGNAAMILMGTWLSAEMKDSIPDDFQLGVVAFPQVTEDGEDNSFTSASNIMVVNKESQSIDAAIAYMRELTSAQTQTDRALEQGAVSAVEGVPGPPGVEGLDELLASAGELNYRYFGTEFVPDRHAAYYREVARFFFGEQDAAQFIDALTEAMSRDF